TAACCGATGACGCGCTTCACGGCGACCGGCGCCGTGCGGACATCGTGGCCGCCCACGATGGCGGTGCCTCCGGTCGGCGTGATGAAGCCGGTGATCATCTTCATCGTGGTGGACTTCCCGGCGCCGTTGGGCCCGAGAAACCCGAGGATGTCGCCGCGTCTGACGCTGAAGCTGATGTTATCGACCGCGCGTTTGGCGCCGTAGTCTTTCACCAATCCTTTGACTTCTATCATGGCAGAGGAACAGAGATGCAGGGGAATATGTTCGGGAGAAAGTGTGAATTGAAAAAATATCGGCGGGAAAAGTTCCAGCTTTTTCGCTTCAATTTTGTTCCGCGCATTCCCCGCTTGACTCCGTATCGTCGCAGGCGCTACGTCTCCCCTCTGTTCAAATGCGAAACTTCGCGCAGGCACTGCTTCGACTTATCTAGGCGCACGATCCGTGAGGGTCGCGTGAGCGGCTGATCGTGCGTCATTGTTTTCCCGCCTGTCTTTCGCCCGCCGCGCATTGGCGGTTTGCGGCGTTTACTCGTCCGTCCGTTTCTGTCATTTTCAACCTTCCGCATTTAGAAAGTCGCATTCATGCAATCCGCTCCCATCACCAAATATCAACCGTTTCCCCAGGTCGAGCTGCCCGACCGACAATGGCCGTCCCGCACCATCAACCGCGCGCCTGCGTGGTGCAGCGTGGACCTCCGCGACGGCAACCAAGCCCTCGCCCAACCGATGAGCGTCGAGGAAAAGCTGGAATTTTTCGACCTGCTCGTGAGCATCGGCTTCAAGGAGATCGAGGTCGGCTTCCCGTCCGCCTCGCAGATCGAGTTCGATTTCTGCCGCCGCCTCATCGACGAAAACCGCATTCCCGACGACGTGGCGATCCAGGTGCTCGTGCAATGCCGCGAGGACCTCATCATCCGCACCTGCGAGGCCGTGCGCGGCGCGAAGAACGTCATCATCCACTTCTACAACTCCACCTCGCCCCGGCAGCGCGAGTATGTGTTTGGCAACGCCACCCGCGACGCCATCCGCGACATCGCCGTGAACGGCGCGAAATGGGCCTGGCAGCACTCGCGGGCGCTCGTCGCCGCCGGCACGCACGTGCGCGCCGAGTATTCGCCGGAAAGTTTCACCAGCACCGAGCTCGATTTCGCGCTCGAGGTCTGCGAAGCCGTTTCCGACATCTGGCAGCCGACGCCCGAAAACAAGATCATCCTCAACCTGCCCGCCACCGTCGAATACGCCACGCCCAATGTCCACGCCGACCAGATCGAGTGGATGTGCCGCCGCCTCACGCGCCGCGCCGCGACCATCGTCTCGCTGCACACGCACAACGACCGCGGCACCGGCGTGGCCGCCACCGAGCTGGCCCTGCTGGCCGGCGCCGACCGCGTCGAAGGCACGCTCTTCGGCAACGGCGAGCGCACCGGCAACCTCGACATCGTCACCGTCGCACTGAACATGTACACGCACGGCGTCGATCCGCGCCTCGACTTCGGCAACATCAACGCCATCCGCGACCTCTACGAACGCGTCACCAAACTCGAAGTCCACCCGCGCCATCCCTACGCGGGCGAGTTGGTCTTCACCGCGTTTTCCGGCTCGCATCAGGACGCGATCAAAAAATCCTGGCCCCACCAGCGTCCCGACCGCCCGTGGGACACGCTCTACATCCCGATCGACCCCGCCGACCTCGGGCGCAGCTACCGCGCCATCATCCGCATCAACTCGCAATCCGGCAAAGGCGGCGTCGCCTATGTGCTCGAACACGAATTCGGCTATCAACTGCCGAAACTCATGCACAAGGAAATCGGCAAAATCGTCAACGACATCGCCGACGCGCGCGGCACCGAGCTCGCCTCGGCGGACCTGCTGGAGATTTTCAAGGCCGAATACATCGACCGCTCCTCGCCCGTGGCCATCGACAGCTTCAAGACCAAGGAAAAGGACGGCGTGGTGAAATGCGACGCCAGCGTGCGCGTCGACGGCGTGCCGCAAAAGCTCGCCGCCGCCGGCAACGGCCCGATCGACGCCTTCGTGCGCGCGCTTGGCGCGACCGGGCTGCCGAAATTCGAGGTGCTCGGCTACTCCGAGCACTCGCTCGGCAAAGGCGCCGAGGCTCGCGCCGCATCCTACATCCAGATCAAGACCGAGCGCGGCAACCACTACTTCGGCGTCGGCATCGACACGAGCATCGAGTTTGCCTCGATCAAGGCCGTCGTGAGCGCGCTCAACCGCGCGCTGGACAAAAAGTAGGGGCATTTTGGATTTTCGATTCTCGATTGGCCGCTGTCGCGCCATTGGCCAATCGGAGCGGAAGCTCCCAATCGAAAATCGAGAATCGAAAATCCAAAATAACACTATCTCGTCAGCCGCGAGAGCCTCCGGACCAGCAACACCGCCGCGACCGCCAGGCCGCACGCGAGGCCGCCCCATATCCCGACCGCGCCAAACGACCCGCGCACGCCCAGAAAATAGCCGCCGGGAATCGCCAGCAGCCAGTAGGCGGCAAACGTGATTCCGGTCGGCACGCGCACATCAGCCAGGCCGCGAAGCGCGCCGGCCGACACCACCTGCGCCCCGTCGAAAATCTGAAAAATCCCCGCCACGACCAGCAACCGCGCCGCCAGCGCCGCGACCTCTGCGTCCTCGGGCACAAAACCGCGCGCGATCACCCCGCCCGCCACGACGAACACCAGCGCCGTGCAACTCATGAAGGCGCACCCCATCCCCACCGCGCCAAACCCGGACGCTCTCCGGGCCTCAAGGCGTCCCTCGCCGAGCAACGCGCTCATGCGGATGCCCGCCGCCATCGATATGCCCAACGGCACCATGAACGTCGTGCCGGCGCAGGTCAGCGCGATTTGATGCGCCGCCAGCGCCTGCTCGCTGACCCATCCCATCATCAACGCCGCCATGGTGAATGCCGTCACCTCAAACAGCAGCATCGCCGCCGCGGGCGCGCCGATCTTCAGCATTTCCCCAAAACCATCCGCGCGCAGTCCGCCGGTCCATCGCCGCCAGAAACCTCCGTTGCCGCCGGGCGCCGGACGCGGCCAGGCTTCGCCCAATCTCGGCTCGCCCCGCGTCCACGCCATGATGGCGGCAAGCGCGCCCGCGCGGGCCAGCAGCGTCGCCAGCCCCGCCCCGGCCAGCCCCATCGCCGGCGCCCCGAGCTTCCCATAGATGAGTATCCAGTTAAAAACTACATTCAACGCCACGCCGCCGAGCATGATGAACATCGGCACCCACGGGCGCCCCTGCGCCTCGGCAAACTGGCGGAACACCTGAAACAGCATCGCCGGCACGACGGAAACACCCAGCAGAAAATAATACGGGCCGACCACCGCGACGACCTCCGGCGGCTGCCCGAAGCGATGCAAATGCCCGCCCATCGGCAGCAGGACGGCCATCTGGACCAGAATCGTGATGACGGCCAGCGCGATCCCATGCCTCAGCCACGAGGCTACGCCGGCCTGGTCGCCGGCTCCGTTTGCGCGGGCCGTGAAGATCGACACCGCCGCGAGCAGCCCGATGCCGCCGAGGAAGACGACATTGAACACGCTTCCCGCAAACGCGGCGGCGGCAAGCTCGGTCGTGCCCACATGGCCGATCATCATCGTGTCGGCGACATTGATGAGCATCTGGCTCGTCTGTCCGACAATGATGGGAACGGCCAGCGCGAGCGTGGCACGGGCTTCTCGAAAAAAGGCTGACATGGATTGAACCGGCCAGAACGACGCATTCCCGTCCGCAATGCAAGAATTGCCGAACCGGACCGCCCCGCCGGCATGGTTCAAATTGATGCCGGCAAAAAACGCGCGGGATTGAAATGCCCGCGCGCTCCCATCAATGTAGTGCGCATGTCCAATCGCGACGACCTGCGCCGCCTCCATTTCATCAACGCACTTTTCTCCCATGTCACCGGGCACGATCTTTACCTCGCGCACCAGATCAAGTCGGCCATTGCGTTCAGCCTGGCCGAGCTGGAGCAGCAGACCGCCGGGAATCCGGCTCTCGCGTCGAACTACGACGCCGCCTTCACCGCCTCGGCCGCGAAACTGCTTGCCGCCTTTTTTGAAGAGCACGAGCACCACGGCTTCTATCATTGGGACGCGCTGGGCACCATCGCCTCCGCCACTCCGCTCTTCGCGCGCGACGAGGTGATGACCGGGCTCAAACAACTCGCGCCGCACCGCGAATCCACGCTTCTCATCACCAACCTCCGCCCCGCGCTGCTCCCGCCCGACCGCCGCCAAACCCGGCGCCGCCGCCGGGATTACGAGGAGCTTCTCAACTTCATCCGCGATCTCGCCGCCGCGAGAATCCCGGCCAGCACCAACCTGCATTTGCTGTTTCTCTAAAACCATTCTTTTGCTCGTTCTCTTTTTTGTCATTCAAAAATGCTTCGAGAACGAACAAGCGAACGAAAACGATTTTAAAACATCATCCCCTATGTCCAAGACCATATTCCAACGCATCATCGACCGCGAGATTCCCGCGAAAATCGAATACGAGGACGAACACTGCATCGTCATCCACGACATCCAGCCGCAAGCCCCCGTGCATTTGTTGATCGTCCCGAAGCAAGTCATAACGCGGGTCGCCGAAAGCACGCCCGCCGATGAGGCCGCGCTCGGGCATCTCATCACCACCGCCGGCGTGGTCGCCCGAAAACTCAACCTGGCCCGCGGTTTCCGGCTCGTCATCAACAACGGCCCGGACGCCTGCGAGACGGTCCCGCATCTGCACATCCACCTCCTCGCGCAACGCCAGCTCGGCTGGCCTCCGGGCTAATCCGGGTTCTTCACCAAACTGTTGAAAAAGCAGGTGCCGGACCGATTGGACGATCACATCCAATTTTCAGGATAATATTATCTTGGATTGATTTTGGGGAGACGTGGTCCCGCGTATTGGAGAGGCAAACGAATCCAAATTCGTCCCCGGACGATTGCGATTCCGCCCCGGCTGGTTTCGTTCGTTGAACCATCGAAACCGGCTCAAACCGAAACCATCACCCTCTGCCAAAAGGAAAACGCATCATGTCCACTCATACCATCCGCCTGCACCGCGTTCTTCGTTCGACGCCTGAAAAAGTTTACCGCGCGTTTCTCGACGCCGACGCCATGGCCAAATGGATTTCGCCCCACGGGTTCACCTGCAAGGTCCATCACCTCGATGCAAAGGAGGGCGGCAGCTTCCGAATGTCGTTCACGAATTTTGGCACCGGCCAGAGCCACAGCTTTGGCGGCACCTACCACGAACTCGTCCCCGGCGAGCACTTGCGCTACACGGACAAGTTCGACGACCCGAACCTGCCCGGCGAAATGCAGGTGACGGTCGTCCTGAAGCAAGTGTCCTGCGGCACCGACGTGAACATCGTGCAGGAAGGCGTGCCCGCCGTGATTCCCGCCGAAATGTGTTACCTCGGCTGGCAGGAATCGCTCACCCAACTGGCCCATCTCGTCGAGCCGGAGATTCCCGACGAATGAACCCGATGGCGAAACATGCGGGCCGGGGCGCCGGATTCGGGATTTTTTGCGCGCCCGATTGACAAAAAAATTTCCAGGCCGACGTTGCGCCCGTGCCTGGGTGAAATCAATGCAGGGATGTCACCCGGACGCCGAAACCGGACTACCCGTCCGGAAACCACCGCCGCATCTGCCTTGCCAGGGCGGCGGTCCCCTCTGCAGCCGCGCGAGTCCTCCTCCCCGGGTGCAAATGCTACTTGTGCCGGCCGTGGCGGATGATGTCCCAGATCACGTAAAGGCCGAGCATGGCGGATATCAGGTAGCCGACGACGCCCAGCGCGGGGTAGCCGAACAGATACGGCCTCACCTGCGTCGTCATCATCATCGACGAACCGACGATCAGCGAGCCGATCACCACGCCGAGCGTGATGCGGTTGGCGGCGGTCTTCATCGCGTCGTCGATGTCCTCAAGGCCGCGGTGCTGGAGTTTTATGGAAAAGTCGTCGCGTCCCACCCGCCGCACGATCCGATACAATTCAGCGGGCAATTCCTGCACGCCGTTCGTGATCGAATGGAACATCTGCACCGTGCTTTTCCAGAGCGCGCGGGGCGAGGCGCGTTCCTTCTTCAACGCCACGATCACAGGGCGCGCCGCCGTGCGCAGCTCAAACCCGGGATCGAGCGTGCGCGCCGCCTCCTCGATCGAAAGCACCGCCTTGGCCATGAGCGAGTAGTCGCGCGTCATGTTGATGCCGTTGCGCCCGAGCACATGCAGCACTTTCAGGATCGCCTGGCCGATCTCCTCGTGCCCGAGGCTTGAGTTGAAACTCTCGCGCAGCGCGAGCGTGATGTCGCGCTCCATGCCGCGGTAGTCGATGCCGCCGTCGGGATCGCCGAGCGCCGAGGTGATTTGCACGATGCGCTCCGCGTCCTGGCCGAGCGCGGCCTGGAAAAGATCGGCCAGCGCGTAACGCAGCCGGCGCGTGAGGTGCCCGGCGAGGCCCCAGTCGAGAAAACACAGCCGTCCGTCCGGCGTGACAAGCAGGTTTCCGGCGTGCGGATCGGCGTGGAAAAATCCGCCGATCAACACCTGGTGCATGAGCGATTCCGCGCCGTTGCGCGCGATGCGGCGGCGCAACTCGGGGGCGATTTTCACGCTGGTGATCGGCTCGCCGCCGATGCGCTCCATCACCAGCACGCGCCGCGTGCAAAGGTGCTCCGCGACCCACGGCGCATAAACGCGGTCGGGCATCGTGTTGACCGCGTTGAAAAAACGCATGTTTCGCACCTCGTTGAGGAAATCGAGCTCGCGCAGCATTCCCTGGCGCACCTCCTCCACGGCGGACGGCACGTTGTAAGGCTGGAGCGAGGCGATGCGCTGATGCGCCTGCGCGGCGAGCCACGCGAGCAGTTCCAAGTCCTCCTCGACGGGTTTTTGCAGGTTGGGCCGCTGCACCTTCACCGCCACTTCGCGGCCGTCGAGGAGTTTTGCGAGATACACCTGAGCGATGGACGCGCTTGCAATCGGCGTCTCGTTGAACTCGCCGAACACTTCGCCGATGTCCGCCTCGAGCTCGGTGGTGATGACCTCGCGCATCGCGGAAAACGGAAGCGCGGCGACGTGGCTTTGCAGCTTGCGCAGCTCGAGGATCAGCGGCTGCGGCAGCATGTCGGGCCGCATGCTGAGGATCTGCCCGGCCTTCACGAAAGTCGGGCCGAGCTCTTCGAGCGCGAGGCGCGTGCGCTCCCATTTCGGGCGCTGCGGGCCGCGGCGCTGCGGCACGAGGCGGCGCCACCACGCGTCCGACGGCTCGAGCTGGTCGAGCAGGTCGGCAAAGCCGTGCCGAGCCAGCACGGTGAAAATCTCCCGCGCCCGCCCGACGTGGGTGATTACCCCGAATGGTTTCACGGCTCGCCCGTGCGGGTGGATTCGGCGGCGAGCTTGTGCTCAAGCAGGGCGACGCGCGACTCAAGCGCGGCGAGACGCTGCTTCACGTCGGCCTCGTTGCGGCCGAGAAGGTCCTTGATTTTCGACTGCAAGGACGAGCTCACTTCCTCGAACTCGCGCTTGCCCTGCTCCGATATTTTCTCGGCCATGATGCGGGCGTCATTCGCGGAAATCTTGCCCTGCCGGACAAATTCCTCGAACACCGCCTCCGCCTTTTCTTTCGTGATGACCACGGCGCCCACACCCGCCAGCAATGTTTTTTTGATGGTGTCGATCATAGGCCGCCCAGCCTGCCCGCGAAACCGTCGCCCGCAACCTTAAAGCGGCCCGCACGCGGACTTGGCGGCAGAGGCCGGCGAGGACGCATTCGCGCCCGCGTTTGACTCCGTCCGCAGGGCGAGTTTCGCCCGGTCGTTCAACTCCGACTGCGCCCGGCTTTGCCGGTTCTTCCAGTTCGCCTTCAACTTGCGCAGGGGATATCCCTTGAATATCCAGAATTTCCTCCAGCGCGTGAAGCGCTCATAAAACACGATGAGTTCCGGCGGGGGCGGCTTCGAACACAGGCGCAGCCACCCCTTGCACACGGCGGAAACATCCGTGTTCACCATGATGCGGCGGATGAACCCCGGCCAGAAACGCAGGCGCAGCGCCGACTGAAAATCGATCACGCAGGGCTGTCCTTCGGGGCTGCAAAGGACATTGCTGAGATTGCGGGTGTCGAGATGCACCACACCTCGCTTGTGCATGGTCTTGGTCAGCTCATACCATTGCACGAAAAACGAGGCCGGCAGTGTCGCGTTTCTCTTCATGCGATCCGTCAGGGTCTCGCCTTCGATGAAGTCATACGACACCATGTAAGGCCCCAGCTTTCGGCAATTCCCCGCCACACCGGGCACTCCTTCCAGCATCGTCAGCATCAAGCACTCGCGCTGCACATAAAAACGCCCGAGCGTCCAGCGGAACCACCACGGACAATGCGAAAAGTCCTTCACCACCAAGTCGTGCCTTGCGTCTCGGTAACGATAAACATGTGCGTTTCCATACCTGCCGGCGCGCAGCAGTTTCAGGTTCCCGACCGAAAAGCGTTCGCCTGCATACCGGGCATTCAGCAGGATAATTATTTTTTCATTATTCCCCATGGATTTTCAGATAGGTTGGATGGTATTGGTGCGCGTTCAGATTTCTCCCGGCTGCATTGCTCGATCCCCTCCGAGATGGAACGTCCCACAAACAAGAAGTTCCACGTCATCCGATCAGGAGAGCACTATCGCCTGAATCGGAAGGACAAAAAAGCCACGTGCCCGGATCGTCAAGAAATCTGCGCGCCGGCCTCCGGAAGCCGGCAGGCCGCCGCCCCGCCGGGATGCGCGCCCCCCTTCCCTTCCGTCAGCAACTCGATCAGCGCCCGCGCGTTTCGCGCCACGTCGAATCTCCGGCGAAAACACAGCGCCGCCCGCTCCGCCATCTCAGCCCGGCCCTCGCTCGTCAGCGCCGCCCAGCGTGCCAGCAGTTGCCGCGTGCCTGCGAGATCATCGGTCCCGACCAATCCCGCGCCATCCGCGACAATCTCGCGCCAGATGTTCACCTTGTCCGAAATCAGCACCGGCACGCGGCACGCCAGCGCCTCGGCCACCGCTATCCCGAAATTCTCCTGGTGCGACGGGAGGACAAACGCCGCCGCCCGCCGAAACGCCCCCCACTTCAAATCGCCGGCCACCATGCCAGTCCAGGTCACCCGCTCCGCGATGCCGAGCTGCCCCGCCAGCGCGCGCATCTCGCTCCCGTACGTGTTGTCATCCGGGCCGGCGATGACCAGATGCCAGCGCGCGTGCTCCGGGTTTTTGCCCTTGTCCGCAATTTCCGAGGCAAAGGCGCGCAACAAAAGATCCACGCCCTTTTTCTCGTGGATGCGGCCCAAAAATAACAGGCACTGCCGCCCGTCTGTTTCCGGAAATTTCGCCCGGAACGCCGCCTCCTGCCGCGCCGCGTCATCCGGCGGCGCGCCCGTGCCGAACCCGATCACGCGCTCCCGGCAGCGATACAGCCAGAACGACTCCCGCGCCAACCGCCGCTCCTCCTCGCAAGTGAACAGCACCGCCTGCGCATCCCGCAGCACCCGGTAATCGCCCCACGGCCAATACAGCCATTTTTTCAGGTGCTTCAGCGGATAGGTGCGCTTGAACCACGGATCGAGCATCCCGTGGGTAAAAACGAAATACGGCGTTTCCGTCCCGCGCAAGGCCCGCCGCACCCCAAACGCGTGGTATTGCCAGATCCCGTCCACCACCACCGCATCGTAATCGTCGCGATGCGCGCGCAGCCACGGCACCAGCCGCGCCGAATAACCATAACTCCCCCGTCCCGGGCCGAGCGCGTGGCATGGCAGCGCAAACTCCCGCAGCCAAGGGGCGTCCGGCGCGTCGAGACAAGCCACCTCGATGCGATGCCCATCCCCGCCGTTTATCCGGGCAAACTGCCTCACGCCCTCAATGGGACCGCCCCCCGCGGGATTCACCGAACGAATGACATGCAAAATGCGCGACATTGTGTGATTGTATAATACGAAAATAACCGGGCTGCGCTCCGCGCCCTTCGGGCAAGCATGCCACCCGCCGCCCGGAGGCACGGCGAGCCAAACCCGTGCGCGCATATATTTTAGCAACAATTATACGCCGCAATCATCCGCCACAAAATGGCCATGAAATCAAATAATAGGTAAAAAATCAAACAACCATAAAACCATATTTTCCCCTAATAAACAACCCGGGGCCGCCCCTATTGTCCGTGGCGTCGCAACTGCTTAAGATATTAGCCACGTCGGAGCTGATTATTAATCTTAATAAACTCCGTCGGAAACATGCTCAAGCACCGACAAGAAGGACTCACCACGCTGCATGGATTATGCGTCACGCTCATCCTCGGCCTGCTTTTCATGCTCTGGGCCGACGTGATGAGGAAGACCGGATTCATCACCTTTTCCGCCAACGCCAATCTTCGCCTCTATCTGCTTGCCGTGGTCGGCGGTGCGCTGCTCGGCTCGCGCCACTACCGGCCCGCCGGCAAGCGGCTCGGCTACCTCAGCTGGATGGAGATTCTCCAGATCACGCGCCGCCAGCTTGTCCGCATCGCGCTCATTCTTTTCGCCGTCGCGTTCGCGACCAAGGACACCGACATCAGCCGCCTCTTTCTCCTCTCCTACCTCGCCGCCGCCACCGTCCTGCTCTACATCCTGAACGCCACCCTGCCCTCCGCGCTCTCACGGCTTTTCTTCAAGGCCAACACCGTCCGCACGCTCTTCATCGGCCCGCCTTCCGAGGTGCACCGGCTGCGCGGCTGGATCGTCCGCCAGGAACACCTCGGCGTCGAGCCGGTGGGCTACGTCTCCGACGAGGAGCCGCGCGCCGGGGACGCGGCGGGCGCCTCCGTCCTGCCCGCGCTGCCCCGCTTCGGATGCACCGGCGACCTGAAGGAGGTGCTCGCGGCGCATAATATAGCCCAGGTGGTGCTCCTCCAATTCTACGTCGACCGGGAGTATTCATCAAAATTAATACAAGCCGCCCAGGGCTTCGGCTGCCGGGTGAGAATATATAATAATCTCAGCACCTATTACGACCATCCCGTCTCGGTGGAGGACGAGGGTGATTATACATTCTTCACGCTCAATGACGAGCCGCTCGAAAACCCGGTCAACCGCATTCTCAAGCGCGCGCTCGACATCGCCATTTCGCTGCCCGTGGTCGTGCTCGTCCTGCCGCCGCTCACCTTCTTTGTCTGGCTCATTCAGCGCATCCAGTCCACGGGCCCCATTTTTTATCCGCAACTCCGCTCCGGCATCAACAAGCGCCGTTTCCACATCTGGAAATTCCGCACCATGCACACCGCCTCGCAGACGAAGGAGCAGGAGCGCGTGCAGGCCCGGCAAGGCGACTCCCGGGTGTATCCCTTCGGACGCTTCCTTCGCCGCACCAGTCTGGACGAGATGCCGCAATTCATAAACGTGCTCATCGGCGAGATGAGCGTGTCCGGCCCGCGCCCGCACATGATCGAGCACGACGAGGAATTTGCAAAAATCCTGCGCAACTACTATTCACGCCACCACGTGAAGCCGGGCATCACCGGCCTCGCCCAAAGCATGGGGTTGCGCGGGGAAATTTCCGAGGTCGCCCTGCTTGAGAAACGCATTGGCTACGATCTGATCTATATCAGCAAATGGTCGCTTTTGCTGGATATCAAAATCCTCTTTGCCACCGTCCGCCAGGTCATCTTCCCGCCAAAGACTGCCTACTAGGACCTGTTAGCACTATTGAGGAGTAGCCAAGAGAGAGCGAAGGAGACGAAAGAGCGGAAGAGGACATCGAGCTTGTCGTAGCGGGTGAAGACGCGACGGAAGCCCTTGATGCGGCGGAAGAGGCGCTCGACGTGGTTGCGCTGGCGGTAAAGTGCCTGGTTGAGTTTCCAGGGTTTTCGACGCAACGGGTTGGGCGGGACGACAGGCTTGAAGCCGAGCAGGCAGGCCAAGCCGCGGGTTTCGTTGCCTTCGTAGGCCATGTCCATGGCCAGGGCGCATCCATGCCTCGGGCATCCCAACTCGCCAATCAGCTCGCGTCCCTCGGGTCCGTCGCCGTTCTGCCCGGGCGAGAGGCGGAAGCCGAGGGCATGGACATCATTCGCGGCAGCCAGATGAATCTTGGTGTTCCGGCCTCCTCGTGATTTGCCGATCGCCTGAGGCCCGTTTTTTTCTCCGCCCCGGTCCCATCGGGGTGGACCTTCACGCTGGTACTGTCCAGCGACACCACCTTCAGCTCCAGATGCACCAGCCCTTCCTTCTGCAGCCGCTCGAACACCCGGTCCCATACTCCGCTTTTGCTCCAGCGATTCATCCGCGTGTAGATCGTGTGCCAGTTCCCAAACCTCTCCGGCAATCTCCTCCATTTGCACCCGTTCTCCGCCACATACAGCACCCCGTTTAGAAAGCTCAGCACATCAATGCTCACATTGCCCCGCTCCACCGGCAGGCTGTCCTTGATTCTCTCCAGGTGTTCCTTCGTCAGTTCCATTCCCCTCCTCATACGCATAAATCACCGTCAAGTGCAATTAATGTTAACACGCCCTAGCGCATTTTAGGTAATATCGCGGCCAGATTAGCCGGCCTAAAAATGTATCCACTTCCGCTGGCGATGCAGTCCATTTAAAATGCCCGACCCGCCTCCGCCTGTTTCACTGCGCGGCGTTGTTGTCGGCAGGCTTCGCAAAACGATCCTCCTGCAAATCTCCCCCTTTTTGTCGCATGGATTTGGGATCTGCGGCAAAACTGCGGACCAGATGCCCCCCAGGCAGGCAAGCCGGGTCGAAAAATGTCCCTGCGCACAAATTGCCCTCCTCCGGCCATCTCCTGCCATCCGTTGCGCAAAGCTCAAAAAATGAGCCCCCTTGGGCAAGACATGCAGAGCGCCCGTCGCGTCCTTGTGGCATCCATGTAGCCATGCACGCGAGTACACTCCACTCGCTTTCCCAACAGCGCCCCGCACTTCGTTTGCGATGGGAGGCTTTGTTGCGCGATGAACCCGTCAACTCCCCGCTCGCCCATCCCGACAGCCTCATCCACCTGATGGATTGGACGCTCGACAATTTTTTCGCCGAGCTGCGCCATCCGAGCACGCTTCCCGACGACATCCTTGTCGCTCCGCGCAATCCGCACGAGGCCGCGTTTGCCTCGCCGGACGACGCGGCCCTCTGTCCCTGCGCGCGCAATCCCTTCATCGCCTATTTCGCCACGGCCGAATGCGCGCTGGTCGAAATCCTCCTCCCGCTGCTTTCCGCCGATTCGCAGGCCGCCTCGCTCGCCACCGCCCGCGCGGCGCTCCAGCGCATCGCGCGCACGGAGATATCGACCTTCTGCGCCATCTGCCAGCAACGCCACGACGACGGACGCTGCACGGCCGGCCACGCCGCCGCCGGCTCATCGCGCTGACACCA
This genomic stretch from Termitidicoccus mucosus harbors:
- a CDS encoding ABC1 kinase family protein translates to MKPFGVITHVGRAREIFTVLARHGFADLLDQLEPSDAWWRRLVPQRRGPQRPKWERTRLALEELGPTFVKAGQILSMRPDMLPQPLILELRKLQSHVAALPFSAMREVITTELEADIGEVFGEFNETPIASASIAQVYLAKLLDGREVAVKVQRPNLQKPVEEDLELLAWLAAQAHQRIASLQPYNVPSAVEEVRQGMLRELDFLNEVRNMRFFNAVNTMPDRVYAPWVAEHLCTRRVLVMERIGGEPITSVKIAPELRRRIARNGAESLMHQVLIGGFFHADPHAGNLLVTPDGRLCFLDWGLAGHLTRRLRYALADLFQAALGQDAERIVQITSALGDPDGGIDYRGMERDITLALRESFNSSLGHEEIGQAILKVLHVLGRNGINMTRDYSLMAKAVLSIEEAARTLDPGFELRTAARPVIVALKKERASPRALWKSTVQMFHSITNGVQELPAELYRIVRRVGRDDFSIKLQHRGLEDIDDAMKTAANRITLGVVIGSLIVGSSMMMTTQVRPYLFGYPALGVVGYLISAMLGLYVIWDIIRHGRHK
- the leuA gene encoding 2-isopropylmalate synthase codes for the protein MQSAPITKYQPFPQVELPDRQWPSRTINRAPAWCSVDLRDGNQALAQPMSVEEKLEFFDLLVSIGFKEIEVGFPSASQIEFDFCRRLIDENRIPDDVAIQVLVQCREDLIIRTCEAVRGAKNVIIHFYNSTSPRQREYVFGNATRDAIRDIAVNGAKWAWQHSRALVAAGTHVRAEYSPESFTSTELDFALEVCEAVSDIWQPTPENKIILNLPATVEYATPNVHADQIEWMCRRLTRRAATIVSLHTHNDRGTGVAATELALLAGADRVEGTLFGNGERTGNLDIVTVALNMYTHGVDPRLDFGNINAIRDLYERVTKLEVHPRHPYAGELVFTAFSGSHQDAIKKSWPHQRPDRPWDTLYIPIDPADLGRSYRAIIRINSQSGKGGVAYVLEHEFGYQLPKLMHKEIGKIVNDIADARGTELASADLLEIFKAEYIDRSSPVAIDSFKTKEKDGVVKCDASVRVDGVPQKLAAAGNGPIDAFVRALGATGLPKFEVLGYSEHSLGKGAEARAASYIQIKTERGNHYFGVGIDTSIEFASIKAVVSALNRALDKK
- a CDS encoding phasin family protein gives rise to the protein MIDTIKKTLLAGVGAVVITKEKAEAVFEEFVRQGKISANDARIMAEKISEQGKREFEEVSSSLQSKIKDLLGRNEADVKQRLAALESRVALLEHKLAAESTRTGEP
- a CDS encoding histidine triad nucleotide-binding protein yields the protein MSKTIFQRIIDREIPAKIEYEDEHCIVIHDIQPQAPVHLLIVPKQVITRVAESTPADEAALGHLITTAGVVARKLNLARGFRLVINNGPDACETVPHLHIHLLAQRQLGWPPG
- a CDS encoding MATE family efflux transporter, yielding MSAFFREARATLALAVPIIVGQTSQMLINVADTMMIGHVGTTELAAAAFAGSVFNVVFLGGIGLLAAVSIFTARANGAGDQAGVASWLRHGIALAVITILVQMAVLLPMGGHLHRFGQPPEVVAVVGPYYFLLGVSVVPAMLFQVFRQFAEAQGRPWVPMFIMLGGVALNVVFNWILIYGKLGAPAMGLAGAGLATLLARAGALAAIMAWTRGEPRLGEAWPRPAPGGNGGFWRRWTGGLRADGFGEMLKIGAPAAAMLLFEVTAFTMAALMMGWVSEQALAAHQIALTCAGTTFMVPLGISMAAGIRMSALLGEGRLEARRASGFGAVGMGCAFMSCTALVFVVAGGVIARGFVPEDAEVAALAARLLVVAGIFQIFDGAQVVSAGALRGLADVRVPTGITFAAYWLLAIPGGYFLGVRGSFGAVGIWGGLACGLAVAAVLLVRRLSRLTR
- a CDS encoding SRPBCC family protein — encoded protein: MSTHTIRLHRVLRSTPEKVYRAFLDADAMAKWISPHGFTCKVHHLDAKEGGSFRMSFTNFGTGQSHSFGGTYHELVPGEHLRYTDKFDDPNLPGEMQVTVVLKQVSCGTDVNIVQEGVPAVIPAEMCYLGWQESLTQLAHLVEPEIPDE
- a CDS encoding glycosyltransferase; the protein is MSRILHVIRSVNPAGGGPIEGVRQFARINGGDGHRIEVACLDAPDAPWLREFALPCHALGPGRGSYGYSARLVPWLRAHRDDYDAVVVDGIWQYHAFGVRRALRGTETPYFVFTHGMLDPWFKRTYPLKHLKKWLYWPWGDYRVLRDAQAVLFTCEEERRLARESFWLYRCRERVIGFGTGAPPDDAARQEAAFRAKFPETDGRQCLLFLGRIHEKKGVDLLLRAFASEIADKGKNPEHARWHLVIAGPDDNTYGSEMRALAGQLGIAERVTWTGMVAGDLKWGAFRRAAAFVLPSHQENFGIAVAEALACRVPVLISDKVNIWREIVADGAGLVGTDDLAGTRQLLARWAALTSEGRAEMAERAALCFRRRFDVARNARALIELLTEGKGGAHPGGAAACRLPEAGAQIS